Proteins from a single region of Xenopus laevis strain J_2021 chromosome 9_10S, Xenopus_laevis_v10.1, whole genome shotgun sequence:
- the cd40.S gene encoding tumor necrosis factor receptor superfamily member 5 → MRFLQLCLLLLLSYIHKGTALTCSDRKYLKDGECCSLCSPGKRMSQECDTDSETVCENCRNGEFQDKWNRESTCHQHAYCDPNAGKEQVTEGTTERNVECQCQNGRHCSGPTCEICLQNTPCSPGYGVTQKATNTSDTQCSPCAEGSFSNTTSYKDPCIIWKSCENEEEELLPGNSTRDKVCRMKSHRNHILIIVGILIFVTSLIIAATYLLRNKCRIFQTKKEKQQVPQMNGHKLVPTEDNDPEAGPIEDCYPLADTSAQGHPVAQEVGKDSHMSQEER, encoded by the exons ATGAGGTTTTTGCAGCTATGTCTGCTATTGCTTCTGAGCTACATTCACAAG ggAACTGCGCTTACATGTTCGGACAGGAAATACCTGAAAGATGGGGAATGTTGCAGTCTGTGTAGTCCAG GAAAAAGAATGTCCCAGGAGTGTGATACAGACTCAGAAACAGTTTGTGAAAACTGCAGAAATGGAGAGTTCCAAGACAAATGGAACAGAGAGAGCACTTGCCACCAACATGCCTACTGTGACCCAA ATGCTGGGAAGGAGCAAGTGACTGAGGGCACTACTGAAAGGAATGTTGAATGTCAGTGTCAGAATGGGAGACATTGTTCTGGCCCAACATGTGAGATTTGTCTACAGAATACACCTTGTAGCCCTGGATATGGAGTCACACAAAAAG CAACAAACACTTCTGACACTCAATGTTCTCCATGTGCAGAGGGGTCGTTCTCTAATACCACATCTTACAAAGATCCATGTATTATATGGAAAAG ttgtgagAATGAAGAGGAAGAACTATTACCTGGAAACAGCACCAGAGACAAAGTTTGTA GGATGAAGTCACACAGGAACCACATTTTGATTATTGTAGGCATTCTGATATTTGTTACCAGTCTGATAATAGCTGCAACGTACCTTC TTAGAAACAAATGCAGGATTTTCCAGACgaaaaaagaaaagcaacag GTACCACAAATGAATGGCCATAAGCTAGTTCCCACAGAGGACAATGATCCTGAGGCTGGCCCTATAGAAGATTGCTACCCTTTGGCAGATACCAGCGCACAAGGACATCCCGTGGCTCAGGAAGTGGGAAAGGACAGCCACATGTCACAGGAAGAACGATAG